A window from Flavobacterium gyeonganense encodes these proteins:
- a CDS encoding DUF1826 domain-containing protein, whose product MNKTFSASRQIGIVSSFSELVQTDFKGEMNALCWYRNLDGDFNEIVAKLTLKENITEVYPEDLITIELSEKGNIARKIILHDFQLLSDFGASPSLNLIKCYERDDEFDFISTDVYSFHVDRSPIATDTFLCTYHGASGDIIPNSEAEQKVLIPEIRSKLKELHDGAEDEFENFLTENYFDLHYRMHEDTEPVNLGLRNLWRLAVDHPNQLVLPCIHRAPKENDGEYRLLLIC is encoded by the coding sequence ATGAATAAAACATTTTCTGCCAGCAGACAAATAGGTATCGTATCTAGTTTTTCTGAGCTCGTACAAACAGATTTCAAAGGAGAAATGAATGCGCTATGCTGGTATAGAAATTTAGATGGCGATTTTAATGAGATTGTAGCTAAATTGACTTTAAAAGAAAATATAACAGAAGTTTATCCTGAAGATTTAATTACAATAGAGCTATCAGAAAAAGGGAACATTGCAAGAAAAATAATTTTACATGATTTCCAATTATTATCTGATTTTGGAGCTTCACCTTCTCTTAACTTAATAAAATGTTATGAACGAGATGATGAATTTGATTTTATATCTACTGATGTGTATTCCTTTCACGTTGATCGTTCACCCATTGCAACAGATACTTTTTTGTGTACCTATCATGGAGCTTCAGGAGATATAATACCTAATTCAGAAGCAGAGCAAAAAGTCCTAATTCCGGAAATCCGCTCAAAGCTAAAAGAGTTACATGATGGAGCAGAGGATGAGTTCGAAAACTTTTTAACAGAGAACTACTTTGATTTGCATTATAGAATGCATGAAGATACAGAACCAGTTAATTTGGGATTAAGGAACCTTTGGCGTCTGGCTGTAGATCACCCAAACCAACTCGTACTTCCTTGTATTCACAGGGCACCAAAAGAAAATGATGGTGAATATCGTTTATTATTAATTTGTTAG
- a CDS encoding response regulator, which produces MEKKLNCVLLIDDDFATNFINKKIVQKSNIAEHIQVALNGKEAIDYLCSKGEFESQHEINLQPDLIFLDINMPVMDGWEFIKKYKNLISEERKKKISIIMLTSSFNPADKAKADTIKEIADYRQKTLSGTMLEEIVKKHFEKYSE; this is translated from the coding sequence ATGGAAAAGAAATTAAACTGTGTTTTATTAATAGATGATGATTTTGCTACCAATTTTATCAATAAAAAAATCGTACAGAAATCAAATATTGCAGAACACATTCAGGTGGCTCTAAATGGAAAAGAAGCGATTGATTACCTATGCAGTAAAGGAGAATTTGAATCTCAGCATGAAATAAACCTACAGCCAGATTTAATTTTTTTGGACATAAACATGCCTGTTATGGACGGTTGGGAATTTATAAAAAAATATAAAAATCTGATATCTGAAGAACGAAAGAAAAAAATCAGTATTATAATGCTCACGAGTTCTTTCAACCCTGCAGATAAAGCAAAAGCTGATACTATAAAAGAGATAGCTGATTACAGACAAAAAACTTTAAGTGGTACAATGCTCGAGGAAATTGTAAAAAAGCATTTCGAAAAATATTCAGAATAA
- a CDS encoding sensor histidine kinase yields the protein MKSSIDESNAIIEYENLPTIEANATEMRQLFQNLISNSIKFRKKDVNPKIKIAAVIEDKKWVFSVTDNGIGIKKEDTDKVFVIFKRLHNRNEYHGTGIGLSHCKKIIEHHNGRIWVESKYNEGSTFKWTLPVN from the coding sequence ATGAAAAGCAGCATTGACGAGAGTAATGCTATAATAGAATATGAAAATCTGCCAACAATTGAAGCTAATGCCACCGAAATGAGACAGTTATTTCAAAATTTGATTAGTAACAGCATCAAATTCAGAAAAAAAGATGTAAATCCAAAAATAAAAATAGCAGCAGTAATAGAAGACAAGAAATGGGTGTTCTCAGTTACTGACAATGGAATTGGAATAAAAAAAGAAGATACAGATAAAGTTTTTGTTATTTTTAAACGTTTACATAATCGTAATGAATATCATGGAACCGGAATAGGATTGTCTCACTGTAAAAAAATCATTGAGCATCATAACGGAAGGATTTGGGTCGAATCTAAATATAATGAGGGAAGCACTTTCAAATGGACATTGCCAGTTAACTAA
- a CDS encoding PAS domain S-box protein: MFESVRDVFFRASVKDQKIIDISPSCSYFNIQQEEVIGSNFADFYYDPEDRKYILEELKSVGEIKNYDVQIKVNTILYTVSVNARIIVDENNEPDYIVGSVRDISDKIETEKNLKVSEEKFRSIYENFQDIYMKITMEGILLDVSPSFEKNFQIPSSDIIGKSVFDYYHNKKNKALFLKKLKTNGHISDFDVQLYDPQGKPLYFSINAHVLYDKKGMPVNIEGTMRNINERRHMQDEMLSKNRRLEFQNTELEQFAYIASHDLQEPLITVSHCSQLLEEELTGKLDEDQQHYLGFIRSSTLRMQLLVKGLLDYSRIGKERKKQL, encoded by the coding sequence ATTTTTGAAAGCGTACGAGATGTTTTCTTTAGAGCATCGGTAAAAGATCAAAAAATAATAGATATTAGTCCTTCCTGCTCCTATTTTAACATTCAGCAGGAGGAAGTCATAGGCAGCAACTTTGCCGATTTTTATTATGATCCAGAAGACAGAAAGTATATACTTGAGGAATTAAAAAGTGTGGGGGAAATAAAAAACTATGATGTACAAATAAAAGTCAATACCATACTATATACAGTTTCTGTCAATGCCAGAATAATCGTTGATGAAAATAATGAGCCAGACTATATTGTAGGTTCAGTACGTGATATAAGTGATAAAATAGAAACTGAAAAAAATCTAAAAGTAAGTGAGGAAAAATTTAGATCAATCTATGAAAACTTTCAGGATATATATATGAAAATTACTATGGAAGGAATCCTCCTGGATGTAAGCCCGTCGTTTGAAAAGAATTTCCAGATTCCAAGTTCAGATATTATAGGAAAATCAGTGTTCGATTATTATCACAACAAAAAAAACAAGGCCCTTTTCTTAAAAAAGTTAAAAACAAATGGCCATATTTCTGATTTTGATGTTCAGCTATATGATCCGCAAGGGAAACCTTTATATTTTTCTATAAATGCTCATGTTTTATATGACAAAAAAGGAATGCCTGTAAATATTGAAGGAACAATGAGAAATATCAATGAACGAAGACATATGCAGGATGAGATGCTTTCTAAAAACAGGAGACTTGAATTTCAAAACACCGAGCTGGAACAATTTGCTTACATTGCATCCCATGATTTACAAGAGCCATTAATCACTGTGAGTCATTGCTCTCAATTACTTGAAGAAGAATTGACTGGTAAATTAGATGAAGATCAGCAGCATTATTTAGGTTTCATTCGTAGTTCCACTTTAAGGATGCAGTTATTAGTCAAAGGACTTTTAGATTATTCCAGAATTGGGAAAGAAAGAAAAAAACAATTATAG
- a CDS encoding PAS domain-containing protein, giving the protein MSIFTLDTNFKYINFNLTHKNNMRDLYGSDIKTGDNMFEYINNTKARKQIQKIYQSVLNGNIHIEEDKEKNHLGNYWNNFISPIIDKDNSIIGISTISINVTKQKLNETELEKSNQILNRRIKEITCLQNIFEINSDDSLSITDMIASCVKIIPNAFQFPESTNCRIIVPEYEYTAKDKETHWSIRKAIILNGEEYGRLEIGSLKQSDGSVSYIKEQIDLIGAITNILSKSFENHFAKENLKISEEKFRSFFENVMDVYFISSPEGNLYEVSPSIINYLGYTREEMLTINMSDLYVNPDERKKLKKELIANGEVKDYEIELIKKNGQVSSFSMTAKLIYNKKLNVSNFEGTVRSLDEWKQNQLLISQQHQKIEKSEQDFRILFENVQDVFFKTDLKTNTILDVSPSCSYFNGITREELIGQSIYNIYPDIDQLNQMTEIITINDEIIDFNNEIIIKNQHYYVSINAKVVRDAKGKPEFLVGALRNITERRVAEENLKISEENFRYIYESFEDIYFRRDLYGTVMEISPSVEKHFYLSRESVIGSNFKNFYYNPDDADKFIKTLIAEKEVNDFEKRLLNNHGEILYFSVNAKLRYVDEMPSYIEGTMRNISERKKLN; this is encoded by the coding sequence ATGAGTATATTTACACTAGACACTAACTTTAAGTACATCAATTTTAATTTAACTCATAAAAATAATATGAGGGATCTGTACGGATCTGATATTAAAACGGGTGACAATATGTTTGAATACATTAATAATACGAAAGCAAGAAAACAGATACAGAAAATTTACCAGTCTGTACTAAACGGAAATATTCATATAGAAGAAGACAAGGAGAAAAACCATTTAGGAAATTACTGGAACAACTTCATATCTCCAATAATAGACAAAGATAATAGTATCATTGGTATAAGTACTATTTCTATCAATGTAACCAAACAGAAATTAAACGAAACAGAATTAGAAAAAAGCAATCAGATTTTAAATAGACGTATTAAAGAAATTACATGTTTACAGAATATTTTTGAAATCAATAGTGATGATTCGCTCTCAATAACAGATATGATTGCCAGTTGTGTAAAAATTATTCCAAATGCATTTCAATTTCCCGAAAGTACCAATTGCAGAATTATTGTTCCTGAATACGAGTATACGGCTAAAGACAAAGAAACTCACTGGTCTATCCGGAAAGCAATAATATTAAACGGAGAAGAATATGGCAGATTAGAAATAGGCTCCTTGAAGCAAAGTGACGGTTCTGTCAGTTATATAAAGGAGCAAATCGATCTGATAGGAGCTATAACTAATATTTTGTCCAAATCATTTGAAAATCATTTTGCAAAAGAAAACCTAAAAATAAGTGAAGAAAAATTCCGATCATTTTTTGAAAACGTGATGGATGTTTATTTTATATCTTCTCCGGAAGGTAATTTATATGAAGTTAGCCCATCCATCATTAATTACCTTGGTTATACAAGGGAAGAAATGCTAACTATAAATATGAGTGACCTATATGTTAACCCGGATGAAAGAAAAAAACTCAAGAAGGAACTGATTGCAAATGGTGAAGTAAAAGATTATGAAATTGAATTGATTAAGAAAAATGGCCAGGTTAGCTCCTTTTCTATGACTGCAAAACTAATTTACAATAAAAAACTGAATGTGTCAAATTTTGAGGGTACAGTACGCTCTTTGGATGAATGGAAACAGAACCAGTTATTAATCAGTCAACAACATCAGAAAATAGAAAAAAGCGAACAGGACTTCCGTATTTTATTTGAAAATGTTCAGGATGTCTTCTTCAAAACAGATCTTAAAACCAACACCATATTAGATGTAAGTCCGTCATGCAGCTATTTCAATGGTATAACAAGAGAAGAACTTATTGGGCAATCCATTTATAACATATACCCTGACATAGACCAATTAAATCAAATGACAGAAATAATAACTATAAATGATGAGATTATTGATTTTAACAACGAAATTATTATAAAGAACCAGCATTATTACGTTTCAATCAATGCTAAAGTAGTTCGTGATGCAAAGGGGAAGCCAGAATTCTTAGTTGGTGCTTTACGAAACATTACGGAGCGAAGAGTAGCTGAAGAAAATTTAAAGATAAGCGAAGAAAACTTCCGTTACATCTATGAAAGTTTTGAAGATATATATTTCAGAAGAGATTTGTACGGTACTGTAATGGAAATCAGTCCATCCGTAGAAAAACACTTTTATTTGAGTCGGGAATCTGTTATAGGAAGCAATTTTAAAAATTTTTATTATAATCCTGATGATGCTGATAAATTTATCAAAACCCTTATTGCAGAAAAAGAAGTTAATGATTTTGAAAAGCGCCTGCTAAACAATCATGGAGAAATTTTGTACTTTTCTGTAAATGCAAAGCTCCGTTATGTCGATGAAATGCCCTCCTATATTGAGGGAACTATGAGAAATATTAGTGAAAGAAAAAAACTGAATTAG
- a CDS encoding MASE1 domain-containing protein, with protein MNVHVNEGEYHKLSFLNSKTKTTIFIAILYVIIAKTSSFAFIPETKIAPFFPAVGFSIAAAIILGRNAIFGVLLGSFLFTVWLFEPNIRSATTFEKLLEIFSFCILRPILIGLNAFTVSYLIQVWCKSKYPFDKGINVLYFTFACLVGSILSISLGIIFLTVTPFVNINNFISIWHTLIRSNILGAVLFTPFVLSWLYKTTEDTHWTFNKKIEVIALTLLTITASVFVFTNNAHNESIILFFSFGRHTALT; from the coding sequence ATGAATGTACACGTAAATGAAGGCGAATATCATAAATTATCTTTTTTGAATTCGAAAACAAAAACCACGATTTTCATTGCAATTTTATATGTTATAATAGCAAAAACCTCCAGTTTTGCTTTTATACCTGAAACAAAAATTGCCCCATTTTTTCCAGCTGTTGGTTTTAGCATAGCTGCGGCCATCATTTTAGGAAGAAATGCAATTTTTGGTGTTCTTCTGGGAAGCTTCTTATTTACTGTATGGTTATTTGAGCCTAACATTAGAAGTGCCACTACTTTTGAAAAATTATTAGAGATATTTTCATTTTGTATTTTGAGACCTATACTTATTGGGCTTAATGCCTTTACTGTATCCTATTTAATACAGGTTTGGTGCAAAAGCAAATATCCGTTTGACAAAGGTATTAATGTATTATATTTCACTTTTGCCTGCCTGGTTGGCAGTATTCTTAGTATATCTTTGGGTATCATTTTTCTTACTGTAACTCCATTTGTTAATATTAATAATTTCATTTCAATCTGGCATACCCTTATTAGGTCAAATATTTTGGGAGCTGTTTTATTTACTCCGTTTGTACTGTCCTGGCTATACAAAACTACAGAAGATACGCACTGGACTTTTAATAAAAAAATAGAAGTAATAGCTCTTACTTTACTTACAATAACAGCCTCTGTGTTTGTATTTACCAACAATGCGCACAATGAGTCTATTATTCTTTTTTTCTCGTTTGGGCGGCATACCGCTTTAACCTAA
- a CDS encoding glycoside hydrolase family 97 protein — translation MRFKNKLIVIIFICIQLPAILLAQSQKHSVTVTSPDKKIVVQIEQTSLNTIEYSFRADNHLLIKQSKLGLESPNNIHWNKVINSSVKSVWKPVWGKRKNVPDHYNQVIIDFTSYQIKVRVYNDGMAFRYEGLTSEKEFTEFNFADNYSAWYYNGERHNIGPEKLSEADNVREPVMVVKAAENSYMAVHEANLESGEPLLLQPKKETTLFSVPSKNAKAWRVIIYGRTPGDLIDSHLIELLNPEPAKAADFSWVKPGVAVWDWRIDGAVADGFKYEMSLESWKRMVDLASTNKMKSLVLDANWYGEEFSKESDPLKGGKVEQVHQIIAYGKQKNVGIWLYLNDVGGKNYPLEKTLKQYGDWGAAGVKYGFMQGSPEEKNIHTQHITKICAENHLMVDFHDGPVHPYGQMRTWPNAVTREFCQAQSDARRVFQPKTFVTSVFVNMIAGPIDMNNGTFDMEQKGRVDNPMPVPSTITAEAARTLITFSGATIIPDIPENYNKYPELLKFISAQQQPWQESKTISGEIAQYIVMARQAADGNWLIAAATNEDARSLRIPLSVLGIGKGNYKAMIIQDGKDADFRTNKVSHETISKKVTSSDFIDIKLAPGGGACILFEK, via the coding sequence ATGAGGTTTAAAAACAAATTAATTGTAATTATATTTATTTGCATTCAATTGCCGGCAATTCTATTAGCACAATCACAGAAACATTCCGTAACTGTAACTTCTCCGGATAAAAAAATCGTAGTTCAAATTGAACAAACCAGCTTAAATACAATTGAATACAGTTTTCGGGCTGATAATCATTTATTGATAAAACAATCTAAGCTTGGGTTAGAATCACCAAACAATATTCATTGGAATAAAGTCATTAATTCATCTGTAAAAAGTGTCTGGAAACCTGTTTGGGGAAAAAGGAAAAATGTACCTGATCATTACAATCAGGTCATAATAGATTTCACTTCTTATCAAATAAAAGTAAGAGTGTACAATGACGGAATGGCTTTCAGATATGAAGGGTTAACTTCTGAGAAAGAATTCACAGAATTTAATTTTGCAGACAACTACTCTGCCTGGTATTATAATGGAGAAAGACATAATATAGGTCCTGAAAAGTTATCTGAAGCAGATAATGTCCGTGAACCTGTTATGGTTGTCAAAGCTGCAGAAAATAGTTATATGGCAGTGCATGAAGCCAATCTTGAAAGTGGTGAGCCCTTACTTTTACAGCCAAAAAAGGAAACAACTTTGTTTTCTGTACCTTCTAAAAATGCCAAAGCATGGAGAGTTATAATATACGGAAGAACTCCTGGAGATTTAATTGATTCACACCTGATCGAATTACTCAATCCTGAACCAGCGAAAGCAGCAGATTTTTCTTGGGTTAAACCCGGGGTTGCTGTATGGGATTGGCGTATTGACGGTGCAGTAGCCGATGGATTTAAATATGAAATGTCATTGGAATCATGGAAACGAATGGTTGATTTAGCTTCTACAAATAAAATGAAATCTTTGGTATTAGACGCCAACTGGTATGGTGAAGAATTTAGTAAAGAATCGGATCCTTTAAAAGGAGGCAAAGTTGAACAAGTACATCAGATAATTGCTTATGGAAAACAAAAAAATGTTGGCATTTGGCTGTATCTGAATGATGTTGGAGGAAAAAATTATCCTTTAGAAAAAACATTAAAACAATACGGAGACTGGGGAGCTGCCGGTGTAAAATATGGTTTTATGCAAGGCAGTCCGGAGGAAAAAAATATACACACACAACATATAACAAAAATTTGTGCGGAAAACCATTTAATGGTCGATTTTCATGATGGGCCTGTTCATCCATACGGACAAATGAGAACCTGGCCTAACGCAGTGACACGTGAGTTTTGTCAGGCACAGTCGGATGCACGAAGAGTATTTCAACCGAAAACCTTTGTTACATCTGTATTTGTGAACATGATAGCAGGCCCGATTGATATGAACAACGGCACTTTTGATATGGAGCAAAAAGGAAGAGTTGACAATCCAATGCCGGTACCTTCTACAATTACGGCAGAGGCAGCACGCACGCTTATAACATTTTCAGGAGCAACTATTATTCCTGATATTCCTGAAAACTACAATAAGTATCCGGAATTATTAAAGTTTATTAGTGCACAACAACAGCCTTGGCAGGAAAGTAAAACAATTAGCGGAGAAATCGCTCAATATATTGTTATGGCGCGTCAGGCAGCAGATGGAAACTGGCTGATAGCTGCTGCTACCAACGAAGATGCCCGTTCACTTCGTATCCCACTTTCGGTATTAGGAATAGGAAAAGGCAATTACAAAGCAATGATCATACAGGACGGAAAAGATGCCGATTTCAGAACTAATAAAGTAAGCCATGAAACTATTTCTAAAAAAGTTACCAGCAGCGATTTTATCGATATTAAACTAGCTCCTGGCGGAGGGGCTTGTATTTTATTTGAAAAATAA
- a CDS encoding helix-turn-helix domain-containing protein produces the protein MKKENRNNEDFESITNIHRAFGLPAPQHPLISILNAQDLRASNRPSGAHVLHFYKISFKTAMSGKVRYGQSFYDFDEGGLLFASPNQVIGSDGDADTEDLSFYTMLIHPDFLHGFPLARKIKQYGYFSYGTNEALHLSESEKTIILSVFHIIEQELNSRVDEFSQEVVLSQIELLLNYANRFYKRQFITRKMVSNNTLERLEALLDDYFDNEKTASQGIPTVQFLSEQLNVSSSYLSDMLRSLTGMNAQQHIHNKLVEKAKEKLSLTSLTIAEIAFDLGFEHPQSFSRFFKMKAKVSPVEFRQMFN, from the coding sequence ATGAAAAAAGAAAACAGAAATAATGAAGATTTCGAATCGATTACCAATATACACAGGGCTTTTGGGCTGCCAGCTCCGCAACATCCGCTTATAAGTATTTTGAATGCACAAGATCTGAGAGCTTCAAATCGGCCCTCAGGTGCTCATGTATTGCATTTTTACAAAATTTCATTCAAGACAGCAATGAGTGGGAAGGTGCGTTATGGACAGAGCTTTTATGATTTTGATGAAGGAGGTTTATTGTTCGCTTCACCTAACCAGGTCATCGGAAGTGATGGTGATGCAGATACAGAAGACTTATCCTTTTATACAATGCTGATCCACCCTGATTTTCTTCACGGTTTTCCGCTGGCACGTAAAATCAAGCAGTATGGCTATTTCAGCTACGGCACCAATGAAGCACTACATCTGTCTGAAAGCGAAAAGACAATTATTCTGTCGGTCTTTCATATCATCGAACAAGAACTCAATAGTCGTGTTGATGAATTCAGTCAGGAAGTCGTGTTATCACAAATTGAACTGCTCTTGAATTATGCCAACAGGTTCTATAAACGTCAGTTCATTACACGTAAAATGGTCAGCAATAATACACTGGAGCGTCTTGAAGCTTTGCTGGACGATTACTTTGACAATGAAAAGACAGCGAGCCAGGGTATTCCGACAGTACAATTCCTATCAGAACAGCTTAATGTTTCATCAAGCTACCTTAGCGACATGCTTCGATCATTGACAGGTATGAATGCCCAGCAACACATTCACAACAAACTCGTAGAAAAGGCTAAAGAAAAGCTGTCTCTAACCTCATTAACTATAGCGGAAATCGCTTTTGACCTTGGCTTTGAGCATCCGCAGTCTTTCAGTCGTTTTTTCAAGATGAAAGCAAAAGTATCACCGGTTGAATTTAGACAAATGTTTAATTGA
- a CDS encoding alpha/beta hydrolase family protein: MLRKRFVPHPTIKIKIYNKMKNSETPVMSYGPIVMPVANRHIDLQMKVTAPATGGNLPVLILSHGHGRSNFLSSMYGYGPMTDFFSKNGFVVIQPTHQNSKLLALDANLPEAPLFWSSRPNDITFIIDSLDQILSKVPGLSNRVNKDEISVVGHSMGGHTVSMLAGMQVTDPVTAKKVNAIEKRLKAFVMIGAPGAPAGLVQSAKEHYPVLNNADFSTMIHPVLVVNGDKDINPNFSEVDNWRADGYYLSPGHNSLLTVYDAEHIFGGISGYDSNETTDESPERVEFVNQCILAYLRSALNPKDASWADAQKQLNNIPGAKGRIDNK; encoded by the coding sequence TTGCTCAGGAAAAGGTTTGTTCCGCATCCAACAATTAAAATAAAAATTTATAATAAAATGAAAAATTCCGAAACTCCCGTAATGTCTTACGGTCCAATTGTAATGCCTGTAGCGAACCGTCACATTGACCTTCAGATGAAAGTAACTGCACCCGCAACAGGTGGTAACCTGCCTGTTCTTATTCTTTCCCATGGTCATGGTAGATCAAACTTCCTTTCTTCAATGTATGGATATGGACCAATGACCGACTTCTTTTCAAAAAATGGATTTGTGGTTATTCAGCCAACGCACCAAAATTCAAAATTACTGGCACTCGACGCCAACCTTCCTGAAGCTCCGCTGTTTTGGAGTTCACGCCCCAACGACATTACATTTATCATTGACAGCCTGGATCAGATTCTCTCTAAAGTTCCAGGACTGAGCAATCGTGTCAACAAAGATGAGATAAGCGTGGTTGGACATTCCATGGGAGGACATACGGTCAGTATGCTGGCCGGAATGCAGGTTACTGATCCGGTCACAGCTAAAAAAGTAAATGCCATTGAAAAGCGTTTGAAGGCTTTTGTGATGATAGGGGCACCCGGTGCTCCTGCGGGCCTTGTCCAATCAGCCAAAGAACATTATCCTGTGCTAAATAATGCTGACTTTTCGACCATGATCCACCCAGTGCTTGTAGTAAATGGTGATAAAGATATAAATCCGAACTTCTCGGAAGTTGACAACTGGCGCGCTGACGGATATTATTTAAGCCCCGGACATAATAGCCTGCTGACAGTATATGATGCAGAACATATTTTTGGCGGAATCTCAGGATACGATTCTAATGAAACGACCGATGAAAGTCCGGAAAGGGTTGAATTCGTAAACCAATGTATTCTTGCTTACCTGCGTAGTGCCTTAAACCCAAAAGATGCAAGTTGGGCTGATGCACAAAAGCAACTCAATAATATTCCAGGCGCAAAAGGCCGTATTGATAACAAATAA
- a CDS encoding aldehyde dehydrogenase family protein — MKNTTKIIFPYDQSVVKELPLIDKGSVERILTTAYNLFIDQQNWISAFKRIEILEKAALIMKDRSEELIHIAISEGGKPYKDSKAEILRAIKGVKLAAEHILHIKGEQIPMGLTEASVNRIAFTSKEPIGVVAAVSAFNHPLNLAVHQIATAVAAGCPVIFKPASSTPLSGIALADILKEAGLPEGWLQVVLCDNETAELLVTDPRINFLTFIGSAKVGWSLKSKLSPGTRAALEHGGAAPVIVESDADFSEMIPDLVKGGFYHAGQVCVSVQKIYVNQEIVDLFVDQFSEAVQKLIVGNPFDENTDVGSLITPKEVNRVEEWVNEAIEEGAKLIAGGKRISDTTFQPTVLLNPSEDSKVSKYEIFGPVVCIYAFASREEAIKKANALEVHFQAAVFTKNIDVALDATKKLNATAVMINDNTAFRVDWMPFGGRDASGLGMGGISYTINEMTREKLMVFKSKSL, encoded by the coding sequence ATGAAAAATACCACTAAAATAATTTTCCCATACGATCAAAGTGTTGTAAAAGAATTGCCCTTAATTGATAAAGGTAGCGTTGAAAGGATATTGACTACTGCTTACAACTTATTTATTGATCAGCAAAATTGGATTTCTGCTTTTAAAAGAATTGAAATATTAGAAAAAGCAGCTTTAATAATGAAGGACAGAAGTGAAGAACTAATTCATATTGCTATCAGTGAAGGCGGAAAACCTTATAAAGACTCAAAAGCAGAAATTCTGAGAGCTATAAAAGGCGTGAAATTAGCAGCGGAACATATATTGCACATCAAAGGAGAACAAATTCCGATGGGGCTTACAGAAGCTTCTGTAAACAGAATTGCTTTTACATCAAAAGAACCTATTGGAGTTGTGGCAGCTGTCAGTGCATTTAATCATCCATTAAATTTAGCAGTACATCAAATTGCTACCGCTGTTGCGGCGGGTTGTCCGGTCATATTTAAACCAGCAAGCAGTACGCCATTATCAGGTATTGCTTTGGCCGATATTTTAAAAGAAGCTGGTTTACCCGAAGGATGGCTGCAAGTAGTTTTATGTGACAATGAAACCGCAGAATTGTTAGTGACAGATCCGAGAATAAATTTCCTGACTTTTATTGGTTCTGCAAAAGTAGGCTGGTCGTTAAAAAGCAAATTGTCTCCGGGAACACGTGCTGCATTAGAACATGGTGGCGCCGCTCCTGTAATTGTAGAAAGTGATGCTGATTTTAGCGAAATGATTCCCGATTTGGTAAAAGGTGGCTTTTATCATGCAGGTCAGGTTTGTGTTTCAGTTCAGAAGATTTATGTAAATCAGGAAATTGTGGACCTTTTTGTGGACCAGTTTTCTGAGGCAGTGCAAAAATTAATTGTTGGAAATCCTTTTGATGAAAATACAGATGTAGGTTCGCTTATAACACCCAAAGAAGTTAATCGTGTCGAGGAATGGGTTAATGAAGCAATTGAAGAAGGCGCTAAATTAATAGCTGGCGGAAAACGTATTTCTGACACCACGTTTCAGCCAACAGTTTTGCTAAATCCATCAGAAGATTCTAAAGTATCAAAGTACGAGATTTTTGGTCCTGTTGTCTGTATATATGCTTTCGCAAGTAGGGAAGAGGCCATAAAAAAAGCAAATGCTTTAGAAGTTCATTTTCAGGCCGCTGTTTTTACAAAAAATATTGATGTTGCATTAGATGCGACAAAAAAACTAAACGCTACAGCTGTTATGATAAATGACAATACCGCCTTTAGAGTGGATTGGATGCCGTTTGGCGGAAGAGACGCTTCTGGTCTTGGAATGGGCGGAATATCGTATACGATAAATGAAATGACAAGAGAAAAGCTAATGGTATTTAAAAGTAAATCTCTCTAA